The proteins below are encoded in one region of Metabacillus dongyingensis:
- a CDS encoding CvpA family protein — MLDIALFIILAMGLLVGLKRGFILQFIHLTGFIIAYIVAYKYFGVLAPKLELWVPYPTLGESGSAISFFTGGNLEDAYYRAVAFVILFIGTKILLQVVGSMLDFVTYLPILKQLNKWAGAILGFLEIYLILFILLFIGGLLPVPEVQSAMGDSGLAKVIVHHTPYFSDKVQELWLQYAPN, encoded by the coding sequence ATGCTTGATATTGCACTTTTTATCATCTTGGCAATGGGCCTATTAGTCGGATTAAAACGCGGCTTTATTCTTCAATTCATACATCTTACAGGGTTTATCATCGCCTATATTGTAGCATATAAATACTTTGGTGTTTTGGCGCCAAAGTTAGAGCTGTGGGTTCCATACCCAACGCTTGGCGAGAGCGGATCGGCTATTTCCTTTTTTACAGGCGGAAATCTTGAAGATGCATACTATAGAGCTGTAGCGTTTGTCATTTTATTTATCGGCACAAAGATCTTGCTGCAAGTAGTAGGATCTATGCTTGATTTTGTTACATACCTTCCAATCCTTAAACAGCTGAATAAATGGGCTGGCGCCATTTTAGGATTTCTTGAAATCTATTTAATTCTTTTTATCTTGCTGTTTATTGGCGGGCTGCTTCCGGTTCCGGAAGTCCAGTCAGCAATGGGGGATTCTGGACTTGCAAAAGTAATCGTTCATCACACGCCGTATTTTTCTGATAAAGTTCAGGAATTATGGCTGCAATATGCACCGAATTAA